One Formosa agariphila KMM 3901 genomic window, CAACAAATGCCATCTTTGCGCTTATCATTCTAAAAGAAATCGATTGGAAAAATGGTATAGGTGAATTTGCATATTGTATAGACGAACACAAGGAAAATAAAGGTATTATGTCTTCGGCAATTGCTAAATTTTCTCATTATGCATTTACGGAATTACAGTTAAAAACCCTTCAAATTATCTCGCATAAAACAAATGTTGCAAGTATAAAAGTAGCTACAAACGTAGGGTTTGTTTGGATAAAAACTTTAAAAAACGAATACGCGCCGCCAAACGCACCAACTCAAGACATGGAATTATATGAATTACAGTGTGAAAGATAAATTTTATCAATACATATTAGAATTACAAGATACCATTACATCGGCTTTAGAAACTGTAGATGGTACCGCTACATTTCAAGAAGATATTTGGAAACGCCCAGAAGGTGGAGGTGGTCGTACACGCGTGATTGAAAACGGAGCGGTTTTCGAAAAAGGTGGTGTAAATATTTCTGGAGTTCACGGTGAACTTCCTGAAAGTATGCAAAACTATTTTGGTGTTAAAGATGCCAATTTCTTTGCCTGCGGATTAAGTCTCGTACTACATCCTAAAAACCCAATGGTGCCAACCGTACATGCCAATTGGCGTTATTTTGAAATGTATGATAAAGAAGGTAATATTGTAGACCAATGGTTTGGTGGCGGACAAGATTTAACGCCATACTATCTTTTTGAAGAGGATGCCACTCACTTCCATACCGTTTGTAAAACGGCTTGCGATAAACACGATGCCGATTTTTACAACACTTATAAAGAAAAGTGTGACAAATATTTTTGGAATGCTCACAGACATGAAGCCCGAGGTATAGGCGGTTTATTTTACGATTATTGTAAAGCCACCGACGCTATGTCTATGGAAAACTGGTACGATTTTACCACCGAAGTGGCCAACAGTTTCCTTGAAAGCTACGTGCCTATTGCCGAAAAGCGAAAAGATTTACCATTTACTGAAGCACAACGCAACTGGCAAGAAATCCGTCGTGGGCGTTATGTAGAATTCAATTTAGTACACGATAAGGGCACATTATTCGGACTTAAAACAAATGGCCGTATAGAAAGTATTCTAATGAGTTTACCGCCACATGTGCAATGGGTTTACAATCACGAACCAGAACCTGGCAGTGCCGAAGATAAACTCGTAAATGTTTTAAAACATCCAAAATCATGGCTTTAAAAAAAATAATACTAACTAGTGTAATCGCCGTTATATGTGGTCTGTCTGTATTGGCACAAGACCGTAATACTACCATAGAAAACGATTCGCTTCAAGCCATTATTTACGAAGAAACTTCAGATTATATTCAAATTTATAAAAACAGAATTACCGCTAAATTATACTATGTAGATACCTCGAATTCGTTAATGGTTCAAGACCGAAATTCGAATTTTTATGTCAACTTAGTGCCTAACAAACAAAATCGTATAGGCGCCTCGGTGGCATTTCGGTCTATTGCCATTTCGTATGCTTTTGCTCCCAATTTCCTAGCCAAAAATAAAGACAACGAAGATTCTAAATTATTCAATTTAAACTTCAGAACATACTTTGGTAAACATTGGATGCAAACCTTAGATTTCTACAATCAAAAAGGATTTTATATAGAAAACAAAGATGCTAGTATCTATCTTCCAAAAACAAAATCGTTTAAAGTTGGTGGTTCTACCTCTTATATTTTTAATGAAAATTTCTCGTTTCGAGCCATTGCAACTCAAGACGAAAAACAACTAAAAAGTGCTGGTAGTTTTATTCCTGGCATAGTGTATTATTACTCGAAAATGGACTTAGTTGCAGAAGACCCAGACCCAGAATTTAATCTGCATAGCGATTTAACTACATTTGATATTGCTTTAGCTCCCGCTTACTATTATAATTTTGTACCGACTAAAAATTTATTTTTATCGTTAGGAGTCTCTGCTGGAATAGGTTTAAATTATTCAGAATCTAAAGATGACGTAGAACACGAAAGGTTGACATCTTTACTTACCGAAATTGATTTTAGAGGCGCTATAACCTACGACATCGATAATTTATACTTGGGTGCCAATTACAATTATCTTATATTAAATCATAATTCAGATCGCTCATCTTACGTTAAAGACAACATTCCTTTTTTCCAAGCTTATATAGGTTACCGCTTTAAAGCACCTAGAAAAATAGTGCATACTGCAAATGATATTAACGACAAAATAATTCCAAAATCGAAAGACTAAATCGTACTTTCAACCTTAAAATTAAGGTGTTCAATTCTTTTAAATGATTCTAAAAAACATACATATTACGCTGTTATTTTTTATAGCATCATACACGCTTTTTGCACAAGACCAGCAAACGGAAAACGACACCTTATTCGACAATTATAACGCCTATATTCGCTATTACAAGAATCAGGTTCACGCTAAAATATACTATATAAATACATCTAATTCTATTAGTATAAACGATAGAGATTCCCATTTAAATTTAGATTTAAATGCTAATAAACAATCCCGAATTGGAGGAAGTGTTTCCTTTAGAAAACTTACTATTTCGTATTCTTTTGCTCCCGATTTTTTAAGTGCTAATAAAAATAATAGTGGCTCAAGATTGTATAATCTTAATTTAAGAGGTTACCATAAAGCACATTGGATGCAGACCTTTAAATTATATAGCGAAAAAGGTTTCTATGTAAAAATTCCGGGAAACAAATTGTATTTACCACAAACAACCTCTTTAAAGTTTGGAGGTGCAACATCTTATATTTTCAACAAAAACTTTTCGTATAGAGCATTAGCTTCTCAAAACGAAAAACAATTAAAAAGTGCAGGAAGTTTTATTCCTAGTGTTTCATTATACTATACTACATTCAATTTAAATACCGAAGGTGAATTTCAATATATTACTATCGACAAACAATTCGACTCCTTCGACTTATCGTTCTCGCCATCCTACAATTACAACTTCGTACCGAACGAAAATTTATTTATTTCGGCAGGAGCTTCATTTGGATTGGGCTTAAATTACACAGCCTCCGATACCGAAAACATAACCACTTTACTAACCGAATTCAATTTTAAAGGCACAATAACCTACGATTTAAAAGATTTTTTTATCGGTGCTCATTACAATTACTTAATTTTAAATCACAGTACAAAACGCTCGTATTATATTGCTGATAGTATTCCTTTTTTCCAATTTTTTGTAGGCTATCGCTTTAAAGCACCTCAGAAGGTTATAGAAACGGCAGAAGATATAAACGACAAATTAAACATAAAAACATAATTATGTATCCACTTAAAAGAAACAGACGTTTAAGAACAAACGAAGCTATTCGTTCATTAGTTCGCGAGACTATTATTTCACCAAACGATTTTCTAGTACCACTTTTTGTGGTAGAAGGTAAAGGTGTAAAGGACGAGATTCCGTCTATGCCAAACTATTTCAGATTAAGCCTAGATTTACTAGAAAAAGAAGTTAAAGAATTATGGGATTTAGGTTTAAAATCGGTTTTACTTTTTGTTAAAGTAGACGATAATTTAAAAGACAATAAAGGTACCGAAGCTATAAACCCAAACGGATTGATGCAACGTGCTATTAAAACAGTTAAAAACGCATGTCCGGGCATGTTGGTTATGACCGATGTAGCTTTAGACCCATACTCTTCTTACGGACACGATGGTATTGTAGCAAATGGTGTTATACTTAACGACCAATCTTCAGAAATTTTAGCAGAAATGGCGTTAAGTCATGCCGTAGCGGGTTCAGATTTTATTGCGCCTAGTGATATGAACGATGGAAGAACTTTAAAAATTCGTCAGTTACTAGAACAAGAAGGTTTTACAAATACCGGAATTATGGCCTATACCGCAAAATATGCTTCTGCATTTTATGGTCCGTTTCGTGATGCTCTCGATTCGGCTCCAGTGGATTTAGTTGATGTGCCAAAAGACAAAAAAACATATCAAATGGATTTTGGTAACAGATTAGAAGCTGTTCGAGAAACTTTAATAGATATTGAAGAAGGTGCCGACATCGTTATGGTAAAACCAGGATTATGTTACTTAGATATTGTACGCGAAATTAAGAATGAAGTCAATGTACCTGTAGCTGTATACCAAGTATCTGGAGAATATGCCATGTTAAAGGCCGCTTCGGAACTCGGATGGTTAGACCACGATGCCGTTATGATGGAACAAGTAACCGCTATTAAAAGAGCAGGTGCAGACATTATTGCAAGTTACTTTGCTAAGGATGTTGTGAAATTGATTTCGTAACTTAGCTAAAAATCAAATACATTTATATGGTAGCATTAATACTTTGGGCAACAGTTTCAATCTTTTTTTCATTTTTATGTTCTATTCTCGAAGCTGTGTTTTTGAGTGTAACGCCCACGTTTATAAACGTTAAGAAAAATGAAGGCAAAGCATATGCAACAACACTGGAAAATCTAAAGAAAGAAGTAGATAAACCGTTAATTGCCATCTTAACATTAAACACCATTGCGCATACCTTAGGTGCTATGATGGTTGGTATTCAAGCAGAAAGCTTACCTTATAAATTTGAAATTTTAGGAGTTAATACTGTAGGTGTAGTTTCTGCAATCATGACCTTCTTAATTTTAGTGGTTTCAGAAATTATTCCTAAAACTATTGGTGCAAAATACTGGCAAGAATTGGCTAATTTCACAGCTAAAACACTTACTATCTTAATTTTTCCTTTAAAATGGACTGGTATTTTATGGCTACTAGAACGTGCTACAAAACTAGTTGGTGGTAAAGGTCATGGTAGTGTTCTAAGTCGTGAAGATTTTCATGCTATGGCAAATATGGCTGAAGAAGATGGTGTGTTTCAAGAATCTGAAAGCAAGATTTTAAAGAACTTACTAACGTTTAAAGACATTCTTGCAAAAGATGTCATGACGCCTCGAACGGTAATTAAAACAGCAAACGACACGACTACGGTTCAGGATTTTTTTAAAGAAAATTCGAACATTCGTTTCTCTAGAATTCCAGTTTACACAGATACGCCAGACAACATTACAGGCCTAGTTTTGAAAGATGAAATTTTTAAAGAAATGGCGCTCGGTAATGGTAGCAAAACATTAAAAGATTTAAAACGAAACATTATCATAATTGAAAGAAACATTCCAATTCCTACGCTTTTTGAACAACTTGTAGAAAGCAAAAACCATATGGCTTTAGTGGTCGATGAATATGGTTCGGTAAGCGGAATTGTTACTATGGAAGATGTTATAGAAACGCTTCTAGGACTTGAAATTATGGATGAAAGTGACCACGTAGCCAATCTGCAAGCCTTAGCTAGAAAAAGCTGGGAAGTACGTGCCAAACGTTTGGGCTTAATTAATGATACACCAGAAGAAAACTAATGGATTCTTGTGTAGTAAACTCGCCTTTGGGGTTCACACGAATTAAAGGAGATGCCGACGGCATTGTTTCGATAAACGTTTTAAATTCTGAAGAAACACCTTCCGAACACATTCCAGATGTTCTTTTAGATTGTGTACACCAACTACAAGACTATTTTGAGGGAAATCGCACGACCTTCAGCTTTAAGCAAAATCCAAAAGGCACAGATTTTCAGAAAAAAGTGTGGCAAGCGTTAACAAAAATTCCATACGGAAAAACACTCTCCTACCTAGAACTTTCTAAACAACTTGGCGATGTAAAAGCCATTCGTGCTGTCGCCAATGCCAATGGAAAAAATCCGCTTTGGATTGTTGTGCCTTGCCACCGTGTTATTGGTACCGACGGAAGTTTAACAGGATATGCTGGTGGTTTGCATCGTAAGCAGTGGCTGTTAAATCACGAAAGTCCGGTTACGCAACAAACCTTATTTTAAATGCTGTATATTTAGTAAAACTAACATCTATTTTTATGAAATTTCTTTCTAAACTTCTAAAGTTTATCGTAATCACCTGCGGTTTACTAATCTTATTACTTTACATTTTCGACTACGATTACATCTTAAAAGCTACCAGAATAACTTATGGCACCGGACATAAAACAGCCTTTTTAGAAGATTATAAAGAGTTTGACAATCGTGTTATTAAAAGTAGCTCACCTCAGCCTTGGAACATACATAAAGATTATAATAAAGCGACCATAACAGACAGTTTAGAACGCACCAATATAGCCAACGGCACTATCGCGTATCTAATTATTAAAAACGATAGTATTTGGTTTGAGAAGTACTACGATGGTTTCCAAAAAACATCAAAAACCAATTCTTTTTCCATGGCCAAAAGCATCATTTCTGCAATGCTTGGTAAAGCCATTATGGAAGGCAAAGTGAGAAGTTTAAACCAAAAGGTGAGTGATTTTTATCCAGAATTTAAAAACGGATTATCAGCAAATTTAACGGTGGGCGATTTATCGTCTATGGCCTCTGGTTTAGATTGGGACGAATCTTATTATTCGCCATTTTCGGTAACTACCCGTGCTTATTTCGATGAAGATTTAGCACCTGTTATTTTAAACATGAAAGGCATCGAGGCTCCTGGAAAATCGTATAAATATTTAAGCGGAAATACCCAATTGTTAGGAATGGTTCTTGAAAAAGCAACCGGACAAAATATGTCAGGATATTTAAGCGAAGAGTTTTGGAAACCTATGGGTTTTGAAAGTGATGCGCTTTGGCAACTCGATAGCGAACAACATGGATTAGAAAAAGCATATTGTTGTATTGCCAGTAATGCACGTGATTTTGCACGCTTTGGAAAATTGTATAAAGACTATGGAAAATGGAACGGCGAACAACTTTTAGACTCTGCATTTGTTCAAAAATCGATTACTCCACGTTTTCCTGAAAGCCCAGAATATGGCTACGGTTGGTGGTTAAAAACTATAAAAGACAAACACTTTTTTATGATGCGTGGACACCTAGGGCAATACGTAATTGTAGAACCAGAGGATAATCTTATTATTGTGCGTTTAGGCCACACTAAAGGCCCTGAAAAAGTAGTGGCAACGTTCACAAAAGATATTTTCACATATATAGAAGAAGCCTATACTATGTTGAACGAGTAACACTTACTGTTTTTAATTTTGAATTTATAAAATTAAAATGTAATTTACTGTAAGTCAGATTTAAAACACATGATTAACAAACTCAATCTTGAAGATATATTGTTTCTGGACATTGAAACCGTTCCAGAAACGCAGCATTTTTCAGAATTAAGTGATGCTAAAAAAGAGCTGTGGAGTTTAAAGTCTAAATACCAAAGAAACGAACTCTCGGCAGAAGAGTTTTACGACCGTGCTGGGATTTGGGCCGAGTTTGGTATAATTGTCTGTATTTCGGTTGGGTATTTTAAAATAGACGGCGAAAATAGGCAATTTAGAACCACGTCTTTTCAAGGTGAAGAAATCGAAATTCTAAAAGACTTTAAGACGCTTTTAGAAACCCATTATAATCATCCCAAAAAACTATTATGCGCTCACAATGGTAAGGAATTCGACTTTCCATATATTGCTCGTCGTATGATTATACACAATATTCCGTTACCAGAAAAACTTAATTTATTTGGTAAAAAACCATGGGAAGTACCACATTTAGATACTTTAGAATTATGGAAATTTGGTGATTATAAAAGCTATACCTCATTAAAATTGCTCACCAATGTTTTAGGTATTCCTTCCCCAAAAGACGATATTGATGGCAGTGAAGTCTATCGCGTGTATTACGAAACACAAGAGGTAGACCGCATAATTACATACTGCGAAAAGGACACCATTGCCGTTGCTCAAATTTTTCTTAGATTGCGTGGAGCATCCATTTTAACCGACGATGAAATTATTCATATTTAAATAAACGAAATGCCTCTATTAAAAATTGAAAACCTTGCCATTTCCTTTAACGGAAACGAAGTGATTCACAATATTTCCTATAATTTAAATAAAAATGAAATTCTAGGTATTGTTGGTGAATCTGGCTCTGGAAAATCGGTGTCATCTTTGGCCATCTTAGGGTTGTTACCACAAAACATTACAAAGATTTCGGGTTCGATTATTTTTGAAGATACAGATTTAACGCAACTCAATCAAAAGGGATTTCAACATATTCGAGGTAACAAAATCGCCATGATTTTTCAAGAACCAATGAGTTCTTTAAATCCGTCGATGCGCTGCGGAGAACAAGTAGAAGAAATTCTAATTCGACACACAAGTTTATCTACTTTTGAGGTGAAAAACCGTGTGCTAGAGTTATTTGATCAAGTTAAATTACCAGAACCTGAACGTGTATATAAATCGTATCCACATGAAATTTCTGGCGGACAAAAGCAACGGGTAATGATTGCTATGGCGGTTGCGTGCGAACCCAATATTTTAATTGCAGACGAGCCTACTACAGCGTTAGATGTTACGGTTCAAGAAGAGATTATTCTGCTACTTAAAGAACTTCAGGCTAAAACAGGTATGAGTATAATTTTTATAACTCACGATTTGGCATTAATATCTCAACTTGCACATCGTGTATTGGTGATGTATAAAGGAGATATTGTAGAGCAGGGAAATTCTGAAACCATTTTCAACTTTCCGCAACATATATATACCAAAGCGCTCATTAACTCGAGACCCTCTTTAAGTGTCCGTTTAAAAACTTTACCCACCATTCAGGATTATTTAAACGACACGCTTTCTAAAACAATTATTACGAGTGAAGACAGAGAAAAAAAGCACAAAAAGTTATACAATCAAGAGCCTTTATTAGAAGTTATAAATCTTGAAAAGGAATACATTTCCAAATCGGGATTTTTCGGAAAAACTGAAACCTTTAAAGCCGTAGACCGCGTAAGTTTTAAAATTTATGAAGGGGAAACATTAGGTTTAGTAGGTGAATCTGGTTGTGGAAAATCTACTTTAGGAAATGCCATTCTTCAACTTGACAAAGCCACAGCAGGGACTTTACTATATAAAGGAGTAGATATTACCAACCTCTCGACAAGAGCTATGAGAGTACTTAGAAAAGACATTCAAATTATATTCCAAGACCCTTATGCATCTTTAAACCCGAGATTAACTATTGGTGAAGCGATTTTAGAGCCGATGACAGTCCATAAGTTGTATAAAAACAAAGCCGAGCGTAAGTCTCATGTTATAGATATTTTAATTCGTGTTGGACTCTCCGGAAAGTTTTATAATAGATATCCGCATGAATTTTCTGGTGGACAACGGCAGCGTATTGGAATTGCAAGAACCATAGCTTTACAACCTAAATTAATTGTATGCGATGAATCTGTATCGGCTTTAGATATTTCGGTTCAAGCTCAGGTTTTAAACCTTTTAAATGAATTGAAAGATAAGTTTGGATTTACTTATATTTTTATCTCTCACGATTTAGCCGTAGTAAAGTATATGTCGGACCAATTAATTGTGATGAACAAAGGGGAGATTATAGAAACAAACGATGCGGATATTATTTATAATAATCCGCACCAAGAGTACACAAAAAAACTAATTCAAGCTATTCCTAAAGGATTATAGCATAAACACTTTTTTAACTAAATACATGAAATTTCTAACGAATAACCTTGTGTTATCGTACGCTTCGTATATTTTACTCTCAGCGTAATTAGGTTCGTCAGGTAGATTTGGGGCTACATTCATAATCGTTAGTTTTTGGTAGATTTGGGATCTATATGCAATAGTATTTTTGGGTGTTACAAAGATGTTAAATATTTCCAATAAATCGTTAAAACACACTATTAAATCGATGAAATACACTTAATTTTAACATTTAACACAATCGGCATCAATATTTGTAAGAATTT contains:
- a CDS encoding GNAT family N-acetyltransferase, with amino-acid sequence MDKSFYIANLEVSDAPHLHKFMMANVKRFVPYLPYTLAKNLKVEASKDYIIVQQQKREHKHEYTFTLKDVTTNAIFALIILKEIDWKNGIGEFAYCIDEHKENKGIMSSAIAKFSHYAFTELQLKTLQIISHKTNVASIKVATNVGFVWIKTLKNEYAPPNAPTQDMELYELQCER
- the hemF gene encoding oxygen-dependent coproporphyrinogen oxidase — its product is MKDKFYQYILELQDTITSALETVDGTATFQEDIWKRPEGGGGRTRVIENGAVFEKGGVNISGVHGELPESMQNYFGVKDANFFACGLSLVLHPKNPMVPTVHANWRYFEMYDKEGNIVDQWFGGGQDLTPYYLFEEDATHFHTVCKTACDKHDADFYNTYKEKCDKYFWNAHRHEARGIGGLFYDYCKATDAMSMENWYDFTTEVANSFLESYVPIAEKRKDLPFTEAQRNWQEIRRGRYVEFNLVHDKGTLFGLKTNGRIESILMSLPPHVQWVYNHEPEPGSAEDKLVNVLKHPKSWL
- a CDS encoding DUF4421 domain-containing protein — its product is MALKKIILTSVIAVICGLSVLAQDRNTTIENDSLQAIIYEETSDYIQIYKNRITAKLYYVDTSNSLMVQDRNSNFYVNLVPNKQNRIGASVAFRSIAISYAFAPNFLAKNKDNEDSKLFNLNFRTYFGKHWMQTLDFYNQKGFYIENKDASIYLPKTKSFKVGGSTSYIFNENFSFRAIATQDEKQLKSAGSFIPGIVYYYSKMDLVAEDPDPEFNLHSDLTTFDIALAPAYYYNFVPTKNLFLSLGVSAGIGLNYSESKDDVEHERLTSLLTEIDFRGAITYDIDNLYLGANYNYLILNHNSDRSSYVKDNIPFFQAYIGYRFKAPRKIVHTANDINDKIIPKSKD
- a CDS encoding DUF4421 domain-containing protein, with protein sequence MILKNIHITLLFFIASYTLFAQDQQTENDTLFDNYNAYIRYYKNQVHAKIYYINTSNSISINDRDSHLNLDLNANKQSRIGGSVSFRKLTISYSFAPDFLSANKNNSGSRLYNLNLRGYHKAHWMQTFKLYSEKGFYVKIPGNKLYLPQTTSLKFGGATSYIFNKNFSYRALASQNEKQLKSAGSFIPSVSLYYTTFNLNTEGEFQYITIDKQFDSFDLSFSPSYNYNFVPNENLFISAGASFGLGLNYTASDTENITTLLTEFNFKGTITYDLKDFFIGAHYNYLILNHSTKRSYYIADSIPFFQFFVGYRFKAPQKVIETAEDINDKLNIKT
- the hemB gene encoding porphobilinogen synthase; this encodes MYPLKRNRRLRTNEAIRSLVRETIISPNDFLVPLFVVEGKGVKDEIPSMPNYFRLSLDLLEKEVKELWDLGLKSVLLFVKVDDNLKDNKGTEAINPNGLMQRAIKTVKNACPGMLVMTDVALDPYSSYGHDGIVANGVILNDQSSEILAEMALSHAVAGSDFIAPSDMNDGRTLKIRQLLEQEGFTNTGIMAYTAKYASAFYGPFRDALDSAPVDLVDVPKDKKTYQMDFGNRLEAVRETLIDIEEGADIVMVKPGLCYLDIVREIKNEVNVPVAVYQVSGEYAMLKAASELGWLDHDAVMMEQVTAIKRAGADIIASYFAKDVVKLIS
- a CDS encoding CNNM domain-containing protein, with the protein product MVALILWATVSIFFSFLCSILEAVFLSVTPTFINVKKNEGKAYATTLENLKKEVDKPLIAILTLNTIAHTLGAMMVGIQAESLPYKFEILGVNTVGVVSAIMTFLILVVSEIIPKTIGAKYWQELANFTAKTLTILIFPLKWTGILWLLERATKLVGGKGHGSVLSREDFHAMANMAEEDGVFQESESKILKNLLTFKDILAKDVMTPRTVIKTANDTTTVQDFFKENSNIRFSRIPVYTDTPDNITGLVLKDEIFKEMALGNGSKTLKDLKRNIIIIERNIPIPTLFEQLVESKNHMALVVDEYGSVSGIVTMEDVIETLLGLEIMDESDHVANLQALARKSWEVRAKRLGLINDTPEEN
- a CDS encoding methylated-DNA--[protein]-cysteine S-methyltransferase produces the protein MDSCVVNSPLGFTRIKGDADGIVSINVLNSEETPSEHIPDVLLDCVHQLQDYFEGNRTTFSFKQNPKGTDFQKKVWQALTKIPYGKTLSYLELSKQLGDVKAIRAVANANGKNPLWIVVPCHRVIGTDGSLTGYAGGLHRKQWLLNHESPVTQQTLF
- a CDS encoding serine hydrolase domain-containing protein, which gives rise to MKFLSKLLKFIVITCGLLILLLYIFDYDYILKATRITYGTGHKTAFLEDYKEFDNRVIKSSSPQPWNIHKDYNKATITDSLERTNIANGTIAYLIIKNDSIWFEKYYDGFQKTSKTNSFSMAKSIISAMLGKAIMEGKVRSLNQKVSDFYPEFKNGLSANLTVGDLSSMASGLDWDESYYSPFSVTTRAYFDEDLAPVILNMKGIEAPGKSYKYLSGNTQLLGMVLEKATGQNMSGYLSEEFWKPMGFESDALWQLDSEQHGLEKAYCCIASNARDFARFGKLYKDYGKWNGEQLLDSAFVQKSITPRFPESPEYGYGWWLKTIKDKHFFMMRGHLGQYVIVEPEDNLIIVRLGHTKGPEKVVATFTKDIFTYIEEAYTMLNE
- a CDS encoding 3'-5' exonuclease, with the translated sequence MINKLNLEDILFLDIETVPETQHFSELSDAKKELWSLKSKYQRNELSAEEFYDRAGIWAEFGIIVCISVGYFKIDGENRQFRTTSFQGEEIEILKDFKTLLETHYNHPKKLLCAHNGKEFDFPYIARRMIIHNIPLPEKLNLFGKKPWEVPHLDTLELWKFGDYKSYTSLKLLTNVLGIPSPKDDIDGSEVYRVYYETQEVDRIITYCEKDTIAVAQIFLRLRGASILTDDEIIHI
- a CDS encoding ABC transporter ATP-binding protein; this encodes MPLLKIENLAISFNGNEVIHNISYNLNKNEILGIVGESGSGKSVSSLAILGLLPQNITKISGSIIFEDTDLTQLNQKGFQHIRGNKIAMIFQEPMSSLNPSMRCGEQVEEILIRHTSLSTFEVKNRVLELFDQVKLPEPERVYKSYPHEISGGQKQRVMIAMAVACEPNILIADEPTTALDVTVQEEIILLLKELQAKTGMSIIFITHDLALISQLAHRVLVMYKGDIVEQGNSETIFNFPQHIYTKALINSRPSLSVRLKTLPTIQDYLNDTLSKTIITSEDREKKHKKLYNQEPLLEVINLEKEYISKSGFFGKTETFKAVDRVSFKIYEGETLGLVGESGCGKSTLGNAILQLDKATAGTLLYKGVDITNLSTRAMRVLRKDIQIIFQDPYASLNPRLTIGEAILEPMTVHKLYKNKAERKSHVIDILIRVGLSGKFYNRYPHEFSGGQRQRIGIARTIALQPKLIVCDESVSALDISVQAQVLNLLNELKDKFGFTYIFISHDLAVVKYMSDQLIVMNKGEIIETNDADIIYNNPHQEYTKKLIQAIPKGL